From Nitrospira sp., a single genomic window includes:
- a CDS encoding IS630 family transposase — protein MWKPTDSLPMTGEQKQTLEAWMRAKTSPQRVVLRSRICLLAAEGLANNAIAHRLKTSRPTVLLWRKRFHDAGPSGLSEDAPHGPSAHRLSPRKVRAIVEATLHTTPPDATHWSTRTMAHAQGVSHASVARIWDAHGLQPHRIETFKLSKDKRFVEKLTDVVGVYLNPPDKAVVLCVDEKSQVQALDRTQPGLPMKKGRCGTMTHDYKRHGTTCLFAALNVLDGTVIGTCYPRHRHEEFLKFLRTIDRDTSPGHALHLILDNYGTHNHPKVKTWLVKHPRFHLHFTPTSASWLNLVERWFGEITRKRIRRGVFTSVPELVAAIDEFIRLNNKNPKPFVWTKTVDDILKKIKHCKAMIETPH, from the coding sequence ATGTGGAAACCAACCGACTCGTTGCCGATGACGGGAGAACAGAAACAGACGTTGGAGGCGTGGATGCGGGCGAAGACCAGTCCCCAGAGGGTTGTGCTGCGGTCGCGGATCTGCCTGCTGGCGGCCGAGGGGCTCGCCAATAACGCGATTGCCCATCGCTTGAAGACCTCGCGTCCCACCGTGCTGCTGTGGCGGAAACGGTTCCACGACGCGGGACCGTCGGGTCTGTCCGAGGATGCCCCGCATGGGCCCAGTGCCCACCGCCTGTCGCCCCGAAAAGTCCGAGCCATCGTGGAGGCCACCCTGCACACGACGCCGCCAGATGCGACCCACTGGAGCACGCGGACCATGGCACATGCCCAGGGCGTCAGCCATGCCAGCGTGGCCCGGATCTGGGACGCGCACGGTTTGCAACCGCACCGGATCGAAACGTTCAAGCTGTCGAAGGACAAGCGGTTTGTGGAGAAATTGACAGATGTGGTGGGTGTCTACCTCAATCCCCCGGACAAGGCGGTGGTGTTGTGCGTGGATGAAAAATCGCAGGTCCAAGCGTTGGATCGGACACAGCCGGGCTTGCCGATGAAGAAGGGGCGATGCGGCACCATGACGCATGACTATAAGCGCCACGGCACCACCTGCCTGTTCGCGGCGCTCAATGTGCTCGACGGCACCGTGATCGGCACCTGTTATCCGCGTCATCGCCACGAGGAGTTTCTGAAGTTCCTGCGCACCATCGACCGCGACACGTCGCCAGGGCACGCCCTCCACTTGATTCTGGACAATTACGGGACCCACAACCATCCCAAGGTCAAGACGTGGCTGGTGAAACATCCACGCTTTCATCTGCACTTTACCCCGACGAGTGCCTCGTGGCTGAACCTCGTCGAGCGGTGGTTCGGTGAGATTACGCGCAAGCGCATTCGACGAGGTGTCTTCACGAGCGTGCCGGAGTTGGTTGCGGCGATCGACGAGTTCATTCGGCTCAATAACAAGAACCCCAAGCCGTTCGTGTGGACCAAAACCGTCGACGACATTCTGAAGAAGATCAAGCATTGTAAAGCCATGATTGAGACACCACACTAG
- the serS gene encoding serine--tRNA ligase gives MYDLRQLRDHLDSIRERLGRRGTDVPWDTMKTLVDERRNLTMQVEQLRSDLKKGSDEVARLKRAKEPADEAVAAMKQVGDRIREMEGTLRGAEESLADLNLRIPNVPHESVPPGQDASDNVEIRQWGTRPSFDFQAKPHWELGEALGILDFDRASKLAGARFAVMTGAGAQLERALINYMLDRHTTQHGYREVLPPLLVNRATMTGTGQLPKFEEDLFRLKDEDYFLIPTAEVPLTNLHRDELLDEDVLPIRYTAYTPCFRREAGSYGKDTRGLIRLHQFNKVELVSFCSPDQSQAELERLTGHAESILQGLGLSYRVVTLCSGDMGFSAAKTYDIEVWLPSQQHFREISSCSNFEGFQARRANIRYRTRGNKKDSKTEFVHTLNGSGLAVGRTLLAILENYQQADGSIVVPAPLRPYMGGLDCIRK, from the coding sequence GTGTACGATCTACGCCAGTTACGGGACCATCTCGACTCAATCCGCGAACGCCTCGGCCGTCGGGGAACCGACGTCCCTTGGGACACCATGAAGACGCTGGTTGATGAGCGTCGCAATCTGACCATGCAGGTCGAACAGCTCCGGAGCGACCTTAAAAAAGGCTCTGACGAGGTTGCCAGACTAAAGCGCGCCAAGGAGCCGGCAGACGAAGCGGTCGCCGCCATGAAACAGGTCGGGGATCGGATCCGTGAAATGGAAGGCACCCTGCGTGGCGCTGAAGAATCACTGGCCGATTTGAATTTGCGCATTCCCAACGTCCCGCACGAATCAGTCCCCCCAGGACAGGATGCCTCGGATAATGTCGAGATCCGTCAATGGGGCACCCGCCCCTCCTTCGATTTTCAGGCGAAACCCCATTGGGAGCTCGGCGAGGCTCTCGGCATTCTCGATTTCGACCGGGCATCCAAGCTCGCCGGCGCCCGTTTTGCCGTCATGACCGGCGCCGGAGCCCAACTTGAACGCGCGCTCATCAACTACATGCTCGACCGCCATACGACACAGCACGGATACCGGGAAGTGCTCCCTCCCCTGCTGGTCAATCGGGCGACGATGACCGGCACAGGGCAACTCCCCAAGTTTGAGGAAGATCTGTTCCGTCTGAAAGACGAAGACTATTTTCTCATCCCTACCGCTGAAGTGCCGCTCACGAATCTCCACCGGGATGAATTGCTGGACGAAGACGTATTGCCGATTCGTTATACCGCCTATACGCCCTGCTTCCGCCGCGAAGCCGGATCCTACGGAAAAGATACCCGCGGCTTGATCAGACTCCATCAGTTCAACAAAGTCGAACTCGTCTCGTTTTGCTCTCCCGACCAGTCACAGGCTGAACTCGAACGACTCACCGGCCATGCGGAGAGCATTTTACAAGGACTAGGATTGTCTTACCGTGTCGTGACGCTCTGCTCGGGAGACATGGGATTTTCAGCGGCGAAGACGTACGACATCGAAGTCTGGCTGCCCTCTCAACAGCACTTCCGTGAAATCTCCTCCTGTAGCAACTTTGAGGGATTTCAGGCCCGTCGAGCCAATATTCGGTATCGCACCAGGGGCAACAAGAAAGACTCTAAGACAGAGTTCGTCCACACGTTGAACGGATCGGGACTCGCAGTTGGCCGGACGCTGCTCGCGATTTTGGAAAACTACCAGCAAGCGGATGGGAGCATTGTCGTTCCTGCGCCGCTCCGCCCCTATATGGGAGGGCTTGACTGCATCAGAAAGTAG